From Burkholderia pseudomultivorans, the proteins below share one genomic window:
- a CDS encoding YadA-like family protein has product MNKTYRTVWNATTGTWTAAAETARTRTKSKSNTAMRSSVTAAVAVMAGVGGGAVSMDAMAQATTGGGLNLCSNTTAANGVRYGQTFGALSNTVNANCAPINTSLPSYQGHAPSFILANNAGTNGAAGLTPTASVMGSTDGHLVLYGQNGVHVSGPADFDNNVNMTNHRITGLATGTAGTDAVNVNQLNAAISAAATASNPYVAISTGTYATATAASAGGSATAVGANARATGTSAVALGGNTSATGQNAVALGTLSRATGSETVAVGVSANAAGTNSTALGRLAAAVGNNSLAAGYGAQANGIGSIAVGSSANVAASSTGSLALGQGAAVTRTGADSSNMIAIGTNARAGDAGAGVSTGAIAIGSGANAGGNGSIMIGTNAMHSGSNATVVGANSSAMGGGAGTVLGSNSSAAGSASVVLGSGATASGANSVALGTGSIANADNTVSVGSATTQRRITNLAAGMANTDAVNLGQMNEALSTKVANTYIQIDTRNGTAAAQAGAGSLAIGTNTSAAGSYATALGNSALASGNNSTAIGFQSSSAGGAAVAIGSGANAGGLHGVALGVNAQATHADSVALGAASVTDRNNSVSVGSSMLQRQITNVAAGTQRTDAVNVGQLSGVTRALGGGAAIDGSGNVTQPTYKVAGTDYHNVGDALDALAANGGSDPNAVTYDDATKDSVTLGGAGATTPVALHNVADGVLSATSKDAVNGSQLFATNQDLGNLKDALKDGGVIDPMTGESRAVVYDGATKDTVTLKGADGTTLSNVKAGVADMDAVNVSQLKDAGLIDPSTGKSIAAVTYDRHADGTANYGSVTLGNGTGPTQIKNVADAMDDSDALNLGQLKNAGLVGDDGSGKLTSLAVTYDSAAKDAVTLGGAGATTPVALKNVADGVDRHDAINLGQLQDAGLVAPVDPTNPGAGLTSLAVTYDSTAKDKVTLAGTDGTTLSNLKAGVADMDAVNVSQLKGSGLIGDDGKSIAAVTYDRHADGTPNYGSVTLGNGTGPTQIKNVADATDDSDALNLGQLKNAGLVGDDGSGKLTSMAVVYDGAARDKVTLAGTDGTTLSNVKAGVADTDAVNVSQLKGSGLIGDDGKSIAAVTYDRNTDGTPNYGSVTLGGAGAATPVALKNVATGVDGTDAVNVNQLNTGLSDLEDRLSGADLRFVKVNADPVSGTPAIASGALAVAIGAGAQGAGANSLALGSGARVTGNGSVAIGYNSVANQNNVVSVGAVGQERRIVNVADGDVAFQSTDAINGGQLYAALNNLSTSVTSKTQQAIDSFSSEIDKKTKAAIDEVNSRSMQPMDVTDPLVAVEGLQGNNLASLNGADPATSTAAAIGTSSVASGGNAVAVGLQSIAGSNNSVAIGSFAGTGAGQDYSVAVGSNVQTNGMQAVALGANTQANGDYALAIGNNGAQAIGDSSIALGNAANVRAGATNAIAIGTGANIARSVEGAMALGANATAAAANSIALGADSFSNRANALSVGRAGAERQIVNVAAGTQATDAVNVSQLTGLANALGGHAAVGVDGSITQPTYNVDGSDYHNVGDALDALASRSAGDPNAVAYDSAAKDTVTLGGAGATTPVALKNVADAKDDHDALNLGQLKNAGLVGDDGTGNLTSLAVTYDGAAKDAVTLGGTGATAPVALKNVADGVDRHDAINLGQLQDAGLVAPVDPTNPGAGLTSLAVTYDGVAKDTVTLAGADGTTLSNVKAGVADMDAVNVSQLKDAGLIDPSTGKSIAAVTYDRNADGTPNYGSVTLGNGTGPTQIKNVADATEDGDALNLGQLKNAGLVGEDTSGKLTSLAVTYDGASKDSVTLGGAGATTSVALHNVADGVLSATSKDAVNGSQLFATNTRVGDLEDSLKDGGVIDPATGKSLAVVYDSAAKNSVTLGNAGAPVTVSNVARGTAGTDAVNVDQLTDAIRDVTVSPNPLAVSYDTIAKDSVTLGGASATAPVALKNVADGVDRHDAINVGQLQDAGLVAPVDPTNPGAGLTSLAVAYDGVAKDTVTLKGADGTTLSNVKAGVADMDAVNVSQLKDSGLIGDDGKSIAAVTYDRHADGTPNYGSVTLGNGTGPTQIKNVADATDDGDALNLGQLKNAGLVGEDASGKLTSLAVTYDGASKDSVTLGGAGATTPVALHNVADGVLSATSKDAVNGSQLFATNTRVGDLEDSLKDGGVIDPATGESLAVVYDSAAKNSVTLGNAGVPVAIHNVAAGAVSSTSNDAINGSQLFNVSKSVADKIGGGAGVGADGSITDPTYSVGGQDYHSVGDALDALDKSSGGNPLAVAYDSASKDTVTLAGADGTTITNVKAGAVTAASTDAINGSQLHATAQSVADSLGGGSTVDADGKVTNPSYSLADPADASKSKSYNNVGDALANLDGRTSTNTENITVINKQLADSGLVDPVTGQSIAAVTYDRNADGTPNLGSVTLGGAGATAPVALKNVADGVDRHDAINVGQLQDAGLVAPVDPTNPGAGLTSLAVAYDGVAKDTVTLKGADGTTLSNVKAGVADMDAVNVSQLKDAGLIDPSTGKSIAAVTYDRNADGTPNYGSVTLGNGTGPTQLKNVADATDDGDALNLGQLKNAGLVGEDTSGKLTSLAVTYDGASKDSVTLGGAGATTPVALKNVADGVDRHDAINLGQLQDAGLVAPVDPTNPGAGLTSLAVAYDDASKDVVTLKGADGTTLTNVKAGAVTATSTDAINGSQLHATAQSVADSLGGGSTVDADGKVTNPSYSLADPADASKSKSYNNVGDALANLDGRTSTNTENITVINKQLADSGLVDPVTGQSLAAVTYDRNADGTPNLGSVTLGGAGATAPVALKNVADGVDAHDAVNLGQLQTAGLVAPVDPTNPGAGLTSLAVTYDKHADGSANFDQITLKGANGSTLTNVKAGAVNATSMDAVNGAQLYGASKSTADALGGGATVDANGNVTNPTYTVNNKTYNNVGDAIENISNSLVHGSIGLVQQDEDTREITVAKDTDGTTVNFTGTAGDRVLTGVGAGAVSATSNDAINGSQLHGTAQSVADVIGGGTTVDADGKLADTSIEVNGNKYKTVAEAVQAAAQYGATDSLAVRYDLNKDGTPNYGSVTLGGTGAAPVRLTNVADGVNQYDAVNYGQLSELSDRIGGLDDRVGALEQNPGTGNPNPGDGGSGNDYFAGTDIGSTGTTPANAGDGTGNTAAGSNATIATGVSNATVIGSGAGASKDGGVAIGSNAASAAEGAVAIGRGSDASGSQSTAIGDGAKASGSNSVAVGAGSVATEANTVSFGNGTDDGNRRLTNIKDGINESDAATKGQLDRAVGGMQGQINDLSRNAYSGIAAATALTMIPGVDPGKTLSFGVGGATYRGYQAVAFGGEARITQNLKMKAGVGLSSGGNTVGVGASYQW; this is encoded by the coding sequence GTGAACAAGACCTATCGCACCGTCTGGAACGCGACGACGGGTACATGGACGGCAGCAGCCGAAACGGCGCGGACGCGAACGAAATCGAAGTCGAATACGGCGATGCGGTCGTCGGTGACGGCGGCGGTAGCGGTGATGGCCGGGGTCGGTGGCGGCGCTGTGTCGATGGATGCCATGGCCCAGGCCACGACTGGCGGCGGTCTCAATTTGTGCTCGAACACGACTGCGGCAAACGGCGTGAGATATGGGCAAACATTTGGTGCACTGAGCAATACGGTCAACGCGAACTGTGCGCCTATCAATACCAGCCTGCCTTCGTATCAGGGACATGCGCCGTCCTTCATTCTGGCTAACAACGCTGGTACGAACGGCGCTGCCGGCCTCACTCCGACGGCGTCGGTTATGGGCAGTACCGACGGGCACCTGGTCCTGTACGGCCAGAACGGTGTCCACGTCAGCGGCCCGGCCGACTTCGACAACAATGTCAACATGACGAACCATCGTATTACGGGGCTGGCGACGGGGACGGCCGGCACTGATGCGGTCAACGTCAACCAGCTAAATGCTGCAATTTCCGCCGCAGCGACAGCAAGCAACCCGTACGTGGCAATCAGCACCGGTACGTACGCGACGGCAACGGCCGCGAGCGCGGGCGGGAGCGCGACGGCGGTTGGCGCCAATGCGAGGGCGACCGGGACATCGGCTGTGGCGCTTGGCGGTAACACCAGCGCCACCGGGCAGAATGCGGTGGCGCTCGGCACCCTCTCCAGGGCGACAGGTAGCGAGACGGTGGCTGTCGGCGTGAGCGCCAATGCGGCAGGAACGAATTCGACGGCATTAGGACGCCTCGCTGCAGCGGTGGGCAACAATTCGCTCGCCGCGGGTTATGGAGCTCAGGCCAACGGTATCGGCTCGATTGCCGTTGGATCGTCTGCAAACGTCGCCGCGTCGAGCACTGGAAGCCTGGCGCTCGGTCAGGGCGCGGCCGTCACGAGAACCGGCGCGGATTCGTCGAACATGATCGCGATCGGTACGAATGCCCGGGCGGGCGACGCAGGCGCGGGGGTCTCGACGGGTGCGATCGCGATCGGCAGCGGCGCGAACGCGGGTGGTAACGGCTCGATCATGATCGGCACGAACGCGATGCATTCGGGCTCGAACGCGACGGTCGTCGGCGCAAACTCGAGCGCGATGGGCGGTGGCGCCGGTACGGTGCTGGGTTCGAACAGCTCGGCTGCGGGTAGCGCGAGCGTGGTGCTGGGCTCTGGTGCGACGGCCAGCGGCGCCAACTCGGTTGCGTTGGGCACGGGCAGCATCGCTAACGCGGACAACACCGTCTCCGTCGGGTCGGCGACGACGCAGCGGCGCATTACCAATCTGGCCGCCGGTATGGCGAACACGGATGCAGTCAACCTCGGTCAGATGAACGAGGCACTTTCGACGAAGGTCGCCAACACATACATCCAGATCGATACGCGTAACGGCACCGCCGCCGCGCAAGCGGGCGCGGGTTCGCTCGCCATCGGCACGAACACGAGTGCGGCCGGTTCCTATGCGACGGCTCTGGGCAACAGCGCGCTGGCCAGCGGCAACAACAGTACGGCCATCGGCTTCCAGAGCAGCAGCGCCGGCGGCGCCGCCGTCGCGATCGGCTCGGGTGCGAACGCAGGCGGCCTGCATGGTGTTGCCTTGGGTGTCAACGCACAGGCGACCCACGCCGATTCGGTGGCGCTCGGCGCCGCGTCGGTCACCGACCGCAATAACAGCGTATCGGTTGGCTCGTCGATGCTGCAACGGCAGATCACCAATGTCGCGGCCGGCACGCAACGTACCGACGCAGTCAACGTCGGCCAGCTGTCCGGCGTGACCAGGGCACTCGGCGGCGGGGCCGCGATCGACGGGAGTGGCAACGTTACGCAGCCGACTTACAAGGTCGCTGGAACGGACTATCACAACGTCGGCGACGCGCTCGACGCACTGGCCGCGAATGGCGGCAGCGATCCGAATGCCGTGACCTATGACGATGCGACGAAGGACAGCGTGACGCTGGGCGGCGCGGGTGCAACGACGCCGGTGGCGCTGCACAACGTGGCGGACGGTGTGCTGTCGGCGACGAGCAAGGATGCGGTGAACGGCTCGCAGCTGTTCGCGACGAACCAGGATCTTGGCAATCTGAAGGACGCGCTGAAGGACGGCGGCGTGATCGACCCGATGACGGGCGAATCGCGGGCGGTAGTGTACGACGGCGCGACCAAGGATACGGTCACGCTGAAGGGCGCGGACGGCACGACGCTGTCGAACGTGAAGGCGGGTGTGGCCGACATGGACGCGGTGAACGTTTCGCAGCTGAAGGACGCAGGCCTGATCGATCCGTCGACGGGCAAGTCGATCGCGGCAGTGACGTACGACCGTCACGCGGACGGCACGGCGAACTATGGTTCGGTGACGCTTGGCAACGGCACGGGCCCGACGCAGATCAAGAACGTGGCTGACGCGATGGACGACAGCGATGCACTGAACCTCGGCCAGCTGAAGAACGCGGGTCTGGTGGGTGACGATGGGTCGGGCAAGCTGACGTCGCTGGCGGTGACGTACGACAGCGCGGCGAAGGACGCCGTGACGCTGGGCGGCGCCGGCGCAACGACGCCGGTCGCACTGAAGAACGTAGCGGACGGTGTGGACCGTCACGACGCGATCAACCTTGGCCAGTTGCAGGACGCAGGCCTGGTCGCGCCTGTCGATCCGACGAACCCGGGTGCGGGCCTGACGTCGCTGGCTGTCACGTATGACAGCACGGCGAAGGACAAGGTCACGCTGGCCGGCACGGACGGCACGACACTGTCGAACCTGAAGGCTGGCGTGGCCGACATGGACGCGGTGAACGTTTCGCAACTGAAGGGTTCGGGCCTGATCGGAGACGACGGCAAGTCGATCGCGGCGGTGACGTACGACCGTCACGCGGACGGCACGCCGAACTACGGCTCGGTGACGCTGGGCAACGGCACGGGTCCGACGCAGATCAAGAACGTGGCTGACGCGACGGACGACAGCGATGCACTGAACCTCGGCCAGCTTAAGAACGCGGGCCTGGTGGGTGACGATGGGTCGGGCAAGCTGACGTCGATGGCCGTGGTGTACGACGGCGCGGCGCGCGACAAGGTCACGCTGGCCGGCACGGACGGCACGACGCTGTCGAACGTGAAGGCTGGCGTGGCCGACACGGACGCGGTGAACGTTTCGCAGCTGAAGGGTTCGGGCCTGATCGGCGACGACGGCAAGTCGATCGCGGCGGTGACGTACGACCGTAACACGGACGGCACGCCGAACTACGGATCGGTAACGCTGGGTGGTGCCGGCGCGGCCACGCCGGTGGCGTTGAAGAACGTCGCAACGGGCGTCGACGGCACCGACGCCGTCAACGTGAATCAGCTGAATACGGGGCTGTCGGATCTGGAAGACCGACTTTCCGGCGCGGATCTGCGCTTTGTCAAGGTCAATGCCGATCCGGTGTCGGGCACACCGGCTATCGCGAGCGGCGCACTGGCCGTTGCCATCGGTGCGGGGGCGCAGGGCGCGGGTGCCAACTCGCTCGCACTCGGCAGCGGTGCACGCGTGACCGGCAACGGTTCGGTCGCGATCGGCTACAACTCGGTCGCGAACCAGAACAACGTGGTGTCGGTCGGCGCGGTAGGCCAGGAACGCAGGATCGTCAACGTGGCGGACGGTGACGTCGCGTTCCAGAGCACCGACGCCATCAATGGCGGTCAGCTCTACGCGGCATTGAACAACCTGTCGACGTCGGTGACTTCGAAGACGCAGCAGGCGATCGACAGTTTCTCGTCGGAGATCGACAAGAAGACGAAAGCCGCAATTGACGAGGTGAACTCGCGTTCGATGCAGCCGATGGACGTCACCGACCCGCTCGTCGCGGTCGAAGGCCTGCAGGGCAATAACCTCGCTTCGCTGAACGGCGCGGATCCGGCGACGTCAACGGCAGCCGCGATCGGCACGTCGTCAGTCGCAAGCGGCGGCAACGCCGTGGCGGTCGGCCTGCAGAGCATCGCGGGTTCGAACAACTCGGTCGCAATCGGCAGCTTTGCGGGGACGGGCGCTGGTCAGGACTACTCGGTCGCCGTGGGCTCGAACGTCCAGACGAACGGCATGCAGGCCGTTGCGTTGGGGGCGAACACGCAGGCGAACGGCGACTACGCGCTGGCGATCGGCAACAACGGTGCGCAGGCGATCGGCGACAGCTCGATCGCGCTCGGTAACGCAGCGAACGTGCGTGCCGGGGCGACCAACGCGATCGCGATCGGTACGGGGGCAAACATCGCACGCAGCGTCGAAGGTGCGATGGCGCTCGGCGCGAACGCGACTGCGGCCGCGGCCAACAGCATCGCGCTTGGCGCGGATTCGTTCTCGAATCGAGCCAATGCGCTGTCCGTCGGCCGTGCAGGCGCGGAACGCCAGATCGTCAACGTCGCAGCAGGCACGCAAGCGACCGATGCGGTCAACGTGAGCCAGTTGACCGGCCTGGCGAATGCGCTCGGCGGCCATGCTGCGGTCGGCGTGGACGGCAGCATCACGCAGCCGACCTACAACGTCGATGGCAGCGACTATCACAATGTGGGCGACGCGCTGGACGCGCTCGCGTCGCGCAGCGCCGGCGATCCGAATGCGGTGGCGTACGACAGTGCAGCGAAAGACACCGTGACGCTCGGCGGCGCGGGGGCAACGACGCCGGTCGCGCTGAAGAACGTCGCCGACGCGAAGGACGATCACGACGCGCTGAACCTCGGTCAACTGAAGAATGCGGGTCTCGTCGGTGACGACGGCACCGGCAACCTGACGTCGCTGGCGGTAACGTACGACGGCGCGGCGAAGGACGCCGTGACGCTCGGCGGCACGGGCGCGACGGCTCCGGTCGCACTGAAGAACGTTGCGGACGGCGTGGACCGTCACGACGCGATCAACCTCGGTCAGTTGCAGGATGCGGGCCTGGTTGCGCCGGTCGATCCGACGAACCCGGGTGCGGGGCTGACGTCGCTGGCCGTCACGTATGACGGGGTGGCGAAGGACACGGTCACGCTGGCCGGCGCGGACGGCACGACGCTGTCGAACGTGAAGGCGGGTGTGGCCGACATGGACGCGGTGAACGTTTCGCAGCTGAAGGACGCGGGCCTGATCGATCCGTCGACGGGCAAGTCGATCGCCGCAGTGACGTACGACCGTAACGCAGACGGCACGCCGAACTACGGTTCGGTGACGCTGGGCAACGGCACGGGCCCGACGCAGATCAAGAACGTGGCTGACGCGACGGAGGACGGCGACGCGCTGAACCTCGGCCAGCTGAAGAACGCGGGCCTGGTCGGTGAAGACACGTCGGGCAAGCTGACGTCGCTGGCAGTGACGTACGACGGCGCGTCGAAGGACAGCGTGACGCTGGGCGGCGCGGGTGCAACGACGTCGGTGGCGCTGCACAACGTGGCGGACGGTGTGCTGTCGGCGACGAGCAAGGATGCGGTGAACGGCTCGCAGCTGTTCGCGACGAACACGCGCGTGGGTGACCTTGAGGACTCGCTGAAGGACGGCGGCGTGATCGACCCGGCGACGGGCAAGTCGCTGGCGGTGGTGTACGACAGCGCGGCGAAGAACAGCGTGACGCTGGGCAACGCGGGTGCGCCGGTAACCGTGTCGAACGTCGCGCGCGGCACGGCCGGCACGGACGCGGTAAACGTTGATCAACTGACCGATGCAATCCGTGACGTGACTGTTTCACCGAACCCGCTCGCAGTGTCTTACGACACGATTGCGAAGGATTCGGTGACGCTGGGCGGCGCGAGCGCGACCGCTCCGGTGGCGCTGAAGAACGTTGCGGACGGCGTGGATCGTCACGACGCGATCAACGTTGGCCAGTTGCAGGACGCGGGCCTGGTTGCGCCGGTCGATCCCACGAACCCGGGTGCGGGCCTGACATCGCTGGCCGTCGCGTATGACGGCGTGGCGAAGGACACGGTCACGCTGAAGGGCGCGGACGGCACGACGCTGTCGAACGTGAAGGCGGGCGTCGCCGACATGGACGCGGTGAACGTGAGCCAGCTGAAGGATTCGGGCCTGATCGGAGACGACGGCAAGTCGATCGCCGCAGTGACGTACGACCGTCACGCAGACGGCACGCCGAACTACGGTTCGGTGACGCTGGGCAACGGCACGGGCCCGACGCAGATCAAGAACGTGGCTGACGCGACGGACGACGGCGATGCACTGAACCTCGGCCAGCTGAAGAACGCGGGCCTGGTGGGTGAAGACGCTTCGGGCAAGCTGACGTCGCTGGCGGTGACGTACGACGGCGCGTCGAAGGACAGCGTAACGCTGGGCGGCGCGGGGGCGACCACGCCGGTGGCGCTGCACAACGTGGCGGACGGTGTGCTGTCGGCGACGAGCAAGGATGCGGTGAACGGCTCGCAGCTGTTCGCGACGAACACGCGCGTGGGGGACCTTGAGGACTCGCTGAAGGACGGCGGCGTGATCGACCCGGCGACGGGCGAATCGCTGGCGGTGGTGTACGACAGCGCGGCGAAGAACAGCGTGACGCTGGGCAACGCCGGCGTGCCGGTCGCGATCCACAATGTCGCAGCCGGTGCGGTGAGCTCGACGAGCAACGACGCGATCAATGGCTCGCAGCTCTTCAACGTGTCGAAGAGCGTCGCGGACAAGATCGGCGGCGGCGCGGGCGTGGGCGCGGACGGTTCGATCACGGACCCGACCTACTCGGTCGGCGGCCAGGACTACCACAGCGTGGGCGATGCCCTCGATGCGCTGGACAAGAGCAGCGGCGGCAACCCGCTGGCCGTGGCATACGACAGCGCGTCGAAGGATACGGTCACGCTGGCCGGCGCGGATGGCACGACGATCACGAACGTGAAGGCGGGCGCGGTCACGGCCGCGAGCACGGACGCGATCAACGGCTCGCAACTGCACGCGACGGCGCAGAGCGTGGCCGATTCGCTGGGAGGCGGCTCGACCGTGGATGCGGACGGCAAGGTGACGAACCCGTCGTACTCGCTGGCCGACCCGGCGGATGCATCGAAGTCGAAATCGTACAACAACGTGGGCGACGCGCTGGCGAACCTCGACGGCCGTACGTCGACGAACACGGAAAACATCACCGTGATCAACAAGCAGCTGGCCGACTCGGGTCTGGTGGACCCGGTGACGGGCCAGTCGATCGCGGCGGTGACGTACGACCGCAATGCGGACGGCACGCCGAACCTGGGTTCGGTGACGCTGGGCGGCGCGGGTGCGACGGCTCCGGTGGCGTTGAAGAACGTCGCCGATGGCGTGGATCGTCACGATGCGATCAACGTTGGCCAGTTGCAGGACGCGGGCCTGGTCGCGCCGGTGGATCCGACGAACCCGGGCGCGGGCCTGACGTCGCTGGCCGTCGCGTATGACGGTGTGGCGAAGGACACGGTCACGCTGAAGGGCGCGGACGGCACGACGCTGTCGAACGTGAAGGCGGGTGTGGCCGACATGGACGCGGTGAACGTTTCGCAGCTGAAGGACGCGGGCCTGATCGATCCGTCGACGGGCAAGTCGATCGCCGCAGTGACGTACGACCGTAACGCAGACGGCACGCCGAACTACGGTTCGGTGACGCTGGGCAACGGCACGGGCCCGACGCAACTGAAGAACGTCGCGGACGCGACGGACGACGGCGACGCGCTGAACCTCGGCCAGCTGAAGAACGCGGGCCTGGTCGGTGAAGACACGTCGGGCAAGCTGACGTCGCTGGCAGTGACGTACGACGGCGCGTCGAAGGACAGCGTGACGCTGGGCGGCGCGGGCGCAACGACGCCGGTCGCACTGAAGAACGTTGCGGACGGCGTGGATCGTCACGACGCGATCAACCTCGGCCAGCTGCAGGACGCGGGCCTGGTCGCGCCTGTCGATCCGACGAACCCGGGTGCGGGCCTGACGTCGCTGGCCGTCGCATACGACGACGCGTCGAAGGACGTGGTCACGCTGAAGGGCGCGGACGGCACGACGCTGACGAACGTGAAGGCAGGCGCGGTGACGGCCACGAGCACGGACGCGATCAACGGTTCGCAGCTGCACGCGACGGCGCAGAGCGTGGCCGATTCGCTGGGAGGCGGCTCGACCGTGGATGCGGACGGCAAGGTGACGAACCCGTCGTACTCGCTGGCCGACCCGGCGGATGCATCGAAGTCGAAGTCGTACAACAACGTGGGCGACGCGCTGGCGAACCTCGACGGCCGTACGTCGACGAACACGGAAAACATCACCGTGATCAACAAGCAGCTGGCCGACTCGGGTCTGGTGGATCCGGTGACGGGCCAGTCGCTTGCAGCGGTGACGTACGACCGCAACGCGGACGGCACGCCGAACCTCGGTTCGGTGACGCTGGGCGGCGCGGGTGCGACGGCTCCGGTGGCGCTGAAGAACGTCGCGGACGGTGTGGACGCGCATGACGCAGTGAACCTCGGTCAGCTGCAGACTGCAGGCCTGGTTGCGCCGGTCGACCCGACGAACCCGGGTGCGGGCCTGACGTCGCTGGCCGTGACGTACGACAAGCACGCGGACGGTTCGGCGAACTTCGACCAGATCACGCTGAAGGGCGCGAACGGTTCGACGCTCACGAACGTCAAGGCAGGCGCGGTGAACGCGACCAGCATGGACGCCGTGAACGGCGCGCAGCTGTACGGTGCATCGAAGAGCACGGCCGATGCACTCGGCGGTGGCGCGACGGTCGACGCGAACGGCAACGTGACGAACCCGACGTACACGGTCAACAACAAGACGTACAACAACGTCGGCGACGCGATCGAGAACATCTCGAACAGCCTCGTCCACGGCTCGATCGGCCTCGTCCAGCAGGACGAGGACACGCGCGAGATCACGGTCGCGAAGGACACGGACGGAACGACCGTGAACTTCACGGGCACGGCGGGCGACCGCGTGCTGACCGGCGTGGGTGCGGGTGCGGTGAGCGCGACGAGCAACGACGCGATCAACGGCTCGCAGCTGCACGGCACCGCGCAGAGCGTGGCGGACGTGATCGGCGGCGGGACGACGGTCGATGCGGACGGCAAGCTCGCGGATACGTCGATCGAGGTGAACGGGAACAAGTACAAGACCGTTGCCGAGGCAGTGCAGGCGGCGGCCCAGTACGGTGCGACCGATTCGCTCGCGGTGCGCTACGACCTGAACAAGGACGGTACGCCGAACTACGGTTCGGTGACCCTCGGCGGGACGGGCGCGGCGCCGGTGCGGCTGACCAACGTCGCGGACGGCGTGAACCAGTACGACGCCGTGAACTACGGCCAGCTGAGCGAACTCAGCGACAGGATCGGCGGCCTCGACGACCGTGTCGGCGCCCTGGAGCAGAACCCTGGCACGGGCAACCCGAATCCGGGCGATGGCGGTTCCGGCAACGACTACTTCGCCGGCACCGACATCGGTTCGACGGGCACGACGCCGGCGAACGCGGGCGACGGCACGGGCAACACGGCTGCGGGTTCGAACGCGACGATCGCCACGGGCGTGAGCAACGCCACGGTGATCGGTTCGGGCGCCGGCGCGTCGAAGGACGGTGGCGTCGCGATCGGCTCCAACGCGGCGAGCGCCGCCGAAGGGGCGGTCGCGATCGGCCGCGGTTCGGACGCATCGGGCAGCCAGTCGACGGCCATCGGCGACGGCGCGAAGGCGTCCGGTTCGAACTCGGTGGCGGTGGGCGCAGGCTCGGTGGCAACGGAGGCGAACACGGTGTCGTTCGGCAACGGCACCGATGATGGCAATCGCCGGCTCACGAACATCAAGGACGGTATCAACGAGTCCGACGCGGCGACGAAGGGCCAGCTCGATCGCGCAGTGGGCGGCATGCAAGGTCAGATCAACGACCTGTCGCGCAACGCGTACTCGGGTATCGCCGCAGCCACGGCGCTGACGATGATCCCGGGTGTCGATCCGGGCAAGACCTTGTCGTTCGGTGTCGGCGGCGCGACCTATCGCGGCTACCAGGCAGTGGCGTTCGGCGGGGAGGCCCGCATCACGCAGAACCTGAAGATGAAGGCCGGCGTGGGTCTGTCGAGCGGCGGCAACACCGTCGGCGTGGGCGCTTCGTACCAGTGGTAA